In Streptomyces nojiriensis, the sequence CCGCCACGATCGTCGTGGCGCCCGCGATCCGGGCTCCCTGCAGCACGTTCAGCCCGATGCCGCCGGTACCGATGACGACGACGCTCTCACCGCGGTCCACCCGCGCCCGGTTCAGTACCGCCCCCACCCCCGTGAGGACCCCGCAGCCGATGAGCGCCGCCGAGGTCAGCGGGATGTCGGCCGGGATCTTCACGGCCTGTACGGCCTTGACGATCGTGCGCTCGGCGAAGGCCGAGTTGGAGGCGAACTGGAAAAGCGGCTTCCCGCCCCGCGAGAACGGCTGCCCCGGCATCCCGATCGCCTTGCGGCACATCGTCGGCCGGCCCCGGTCGCAGTCCGCGCACGCCCCGCAGTTGGCCAGGGTGGACAGCGCCACGTGATCGCCCGGCACCACGTGGGTGACCCCCGGCCCCACCGCCTCCACGACCCCCGCGCCCTCGTGCCCGAGCACCACCGGCGGCGGGAAGGGGATCGTCCCGTCGATCACCGACAGGTCGCTGTGGCACAGCCCGGCCGCGCCGATCGCGACCAGCACCTCCCCCGGCCCCGGGTCCCGGATCTCCAGGTCGTCGACCACCTGAGCCTGCTTGCCGTCGAACACGACGCCTCTCACCTGGACTCCTTAGGCAGGCCGAGCACACGCTCGGCGATGATGTTCCGCTGGATCTCGTCCGAGCCGCCGTAGATGGTGTCGGCGCGGGTGAACAGGAACAGGCGCTGCTCCTCGTCGAGTCCGAGTTCGTACGGGAGCCCGGGGGCCCAGCCCGCCGGCCCGGCCGTGGCCGCCGCGCCGCGGACCTCCACCGCCAGCTCCCCGAGCCGCCGGTGCCAGCCTCCCCACAGCAGCTTGGCCACGCTGGGCGCGCCCGGATCCCCGGTCGAGGCGAGGGTGCGCAGCGCGTTCCACCGCATGGTGCGCAGCTCGGCCCACTGCCGGACGAGGCGCTCCCGCAGGACGGGGTCCCCGGCGCCCGCGGTGGCCCGCGCCGCGTACGACGCCAGTACGCGCTCCAGTTCCGCCGCGAAGCCGATCTGCTGGACCAGGGTCGAGACCCCGCGCTCCAGGGCGAGCAGGCCCATGGCCACGGTCCAGCCGTCCCCCTCGGCGCCGACGGCCTCGGCCGCGACCGCCCCGTCGAAGAACACCTCGTTGAACTCGCTCGTGCCCGACATCTGCCGGATCGGCCGGACCTCGACACGGCCGGGCTGGTCCATGCGTACGAGCAGGAACGACAGTCCCCGGTGCCGGCGCGAGCCGGACTCGGTGCGGGCGAGAACGAAACACCAGTCGGCGTCCTGGGCGAGCGAGGTCCAGATCTTCTGGCCCGTCACCCGGTACAGCCCGTCGGCCGCGTCCCGTACCGCGGCCGTACGGATCCCCGCGAGGTCGGATCCGGCGCCCGGCTCGCTGTAGCCCTGGCACCACAGCTCCTCGCCCCGTGCGATGCCGGGCAGGAAGCGGTCTTGCTGCTCGGGGGTCCCGTAGGCGATGAGGGTCGGGGCGAGCAGGTTCTCGCCGATGTGGCCGACCCGGCCGGGTGCGCGCAGGGCCGCGTACTCCTCGGCCCACACCACCTGGCCGGTCAGGGACAGCCGGCGGTTGCCCCACCCGTCGGCCTCCCAGCCCTGCCCGATCCAGCCGCCCCGGCCGAGCTCGCGCTCCCAGGCCCGCCGGATCCCGGCGCCCTCGTGCTCGCTGCCCGGCCCGCCGAGGCCGACGGCCTGCGCGTACGGGCCCACGAGGTGCTCCGCCAGCCACGCCCGGGCGCGCCCGCGCAGCTCCTCGTCCTCGGCCCCGAAGCTGAAGTCCACGCCGTTCCCCCTGGTCGTGTCCGGTCCTGTGCCGTCCGGTCCGCCTATGCGTTGGGGCGGTCCTTGGCGGCCGCCGCCTTGGCCATGGCCTCCAGCTGCGCGAGCAGCGGCATCGGGTCCTTGCCCACCGTGCCGGGCAGGAAGTCGGCGATCTTCTCCGGCGTCCAGGAGCCTTCGGCGTATCCGGCGCGCAGCTCGCGCGGCTGCGCCCAGACGGCGATCTTCGGGCCGGCGATCGTGTAGACCTGCCCGGTGATGTCCTCGGCCTTGGCCCGGTCGCTGAGCAGGTAGGTGACCAGCGCCGCCACGTCCTCGGGCTCGCCGATCTCCTTGAGCTCCATGGGGACGTTCGCGGACATGCGGGTGCGGGCCACGGGTGCGACGGCGTTGGCCGTGACCCCGTACTTGGCCAGGCCCAGCGCGGCGGAGCGGACGAGCGAGATGATCCCGCCCTTGGCCGCGCTGTAGTTGGCCTGGGCGACGGAGCCCTGGTGGTTGCCGCTGGTGAAGCCGATCAGGGTGCCCGAGCCCTGCCTGCGCAT encodes:
- a CDS encoding Zn-dependent alcohol dehydrogenase; amino-acid sequence: MRGVVFDGKQAQVVDDLEIRDPGPGEVLVAIGAAGLCHSDLSVIDGTIPFPPPVVLGHEGAGVVEAVGPGVTHVVPGDHVALSTLANCGACADCDRGRPTMCRKAIGMPGQPFSRGGKPLFQFASNSAFAERTIVKAVQAVKIPADIPLTSAALIGCGVLTGVGAVLNRARVDRGESVVVIGTGGIGLNVLQGARIAGATTIVAVDANPAKEAVARQFGATHFIDASAVADSPAAVREVLPTGADHAFECVGNVKLIRQAIDLLDRHGQAVLLGVPGFQEEASFLVSSMYLDKTIMGCRYGSSRPQRDIALYAELYRQGRLLLDELVTEVYPVEDFAKAVDDAHHGRVARGVLTF
- a CDS encoding acyl-CoA dehydrogenase family protein; its protein translation is MDFSFGAEDEELRGRARAWLAEHLVGPYAQAVGLGGPGSEHEGAGIRRAWERELGRGGWIGQGWEADGWGNRRLSLTGQVVWAEEYAALRAPGRVGHIGENLLAPTLIAYGTPEQQDRFLPGIARGEELWCQGYSEPGAGSDLAGIRTAAVRDAADGLYRVTGQKIWTSLAQDADWCFVLARTESGSRRHRGLSFLLVRMDQPGRVEVRPIRQMSGTSEFNEVFFDGAVAAEAVGAEGDGWTVAMGLLALERGVSTLVQQIGFAAELERVLASYAARATAGAGDPVLRERLVRQWAELRTMRWNALRTLASTGDPGAPSVAKLLWGGWHRRLGELAVEVRGAAATAGPAGWAPGLPYELGLDEEQRLFLFTRADTIYGGSDEIQRNIIAERVLGLPKESR
- a CDS encoding SDR family oxidoreductase: MGNFLAGKVVAVTGAGRGIGRAVALAAAAEGAKVVVNDYGVGIEGAEPTSEIAEAVVKEITAFGGEAVAVADDIATMAGGQRLVDTALARYGRIDGVVCVAGILRERMLFNMSEEEWDPVVATHLKGTFTVFRAASAVMRRQGSGTLIGFTSGNHQGSVAQANYSAAKGGIISLVRSAALGLAKYGVTANAVAPVARTRMSANVPMELKEIGEPEDVAALVTYLLSDRAKAEDITGQVYTIAGPKIAVWAQPRELRAGYAEGSWTPEKIADFLPGTVGKDPMPLLAQLEAMAKAAAAKDRPNA